A portion of the Gadus macrocephalus chromosome 10, ASM3116895v1 genome contains these proteins:
- the polr2g gene encoding DNA-directed RNA polymerase II subunit RPB7 produces the protein MFYHISLEHEILLHPRYFGPNLLNTVKQKLFTEVEGTCTGKYGFVIAVTTIDNIGAGVIQPGRGFVLYPVKYKAIVFRPFKGEVVDAVVTQVNKVGLFTEIGPMSCFISRHSIPSEMEFDPNSNPPCYKTVDEDIVIQQDDEIRLKIVGTRVDKNDIFAIGSLMDDYLGLVS, from the exons ATGTTTTACCAT ATCTCCCTGGAGCATGAGATCCTGCTCCATCCTCGGTACTTCGGACCGAACCTCCTGAACACCGTGAAGCAGAAGCTGTTCACGGAGGTGGAGGGGACTTGCACCGGCAA GTATGGGTTTGTTATCGCGGTCACCACCATAGACAACATCGGGGCGGGGGTGATCCAGCCCGGCAGAGGCTTCGTCTTGTACCCCGTCAAGTACAAGGCCATCGTGTTCCGGCCCTTcaagggggaggtggtggatgcTGTGGTCACTCAGGTCAACAAG GTTGGCCTGTTTACAGAGATTGGCCCAATGTCCTGCTTCATCTCTCGTCAT TCCATTCCCTCCGAGATGGAGTTCGACCCCAACTCAAATCCTCCTTGTTATAAAACAGTTGATGAG GACATTGTAATCCAACAAGATGACGAGATCCGTCTTAAAATCGTCGGGACGAGAGTGGACAAGAATGACATC TTCGCCATTGGATCTCTTATGGACGATTACCTGG GTCTCGTCAGCTAA
- the si:ch211-175m2.5 gene encoding uncharacterized protein si:ch211-175m2.5: MAGSGHLKLLRPAAFYMFAPLRPAGGRAAVKATFCTTAPPPSISRYPVPLKKDLPEDIAAVMEEVETKGGFLPNVFKALSHRPAEFRTFFAYYNELMNKETGGLTKADRELIVVATSMHNQCLYCVVSHSALHRIYSKKPTLADQVAVKYQNAELSPRELAMLDFALAVCRSDTITDQHFLSLEEVGFDREDAWDIGAIAAFFALSNRMAHVTDMRPNVEFYTLGRVARPKGDGGSK, encoded by the exons ATGGCCGGCAGTGGACATCTGAAGTTACTACGTCCTGCTGCTTTCTACATGTTT GCTCCCCTCCGACCCGCGGGGGGACGAGCTGCGGTCAAGGCGACCTTCTGCACCACCGCCCCCCCGCCGAGCATCAGCCGGTACCCAGTCCCCCTCAAGAAGGACCTACCGGAGGATATAGCggcagtgatggaggaggttgAGACAAAG GGGGGATTCTTGCCCAATGTCTTCAAAGCCCTCTCTCACCGACCGGCAGAGTTCCGGACCTTCTTTGCCTACTACAACGAACTGATGAACAAGGAGACAG GGGGGCTGACCAAGGCCGACCGGGAGCTGATCGTGGTGGCCACAAGTATGCACAACCAGTGTCTCTACTGTGTGGTGTCCCACAGCGCCCTGCACCGGATTTACTCCAAGAAACCCACTCTGGCCGACCAG GTTGCAGTTAAGTACCAGAATGCTGAGCTGTCGCCACGGGAGCTCGCCATGCTGGACTTCGCCCTGGCCGTGTGCCGCAGCGACACCATCACCGACCAGCACTTCCTGTCCCTGGAGGAAGTGGGCTTCGACCGCGAGGATGCCTGGGACATCGGGGCTATCGCTGCGTTCTTCGCCCTCTCCAACCGGATGGCCCACGTCACCGACATGAGGCCGAACGTGGAGTTCTACACCCTGGGGCGCGTGGCGCGGCCGAAGGGGGACGGAGGGAGcaagtga